The following DNA comes from Thermococcus sp..
CAGGGTTCTCGCTACCAAAAAGAGGGCGGTGGCCCTTCAGCATCTGAGCTCGGAGCTGGAGACTCCAATGCCCACGGTTCTTGAAACCGTCCGGCAGCTTGAATCCGACGGTTTAGTCGAGGTCTTCTACGGTCAAAAAAAGGCCAGGGTTATGGTCAGGGCGAAGACCCTGGAGGACTACGTTTGAACCTTCCGTTCTTCAATAATTTTTGTCTAAATAAGAAAAGAGCAGTTGGGAGGTTACCTGATGGTATCGATAACCATAACCGGCAGGGGCGGTGCCGGGAAGACGACCATGACGGCGAACCTGGGTGCGTACTTCGCCAGGAAGGGCTACAGAACGCTGGTAATAGACGGCGATCTGTACCTTCCAAAACTGGCGTTTCACTTTGGGATATACAACCCGGCGTACAATCTCCACACCCTCATCAAGAGCCCCGATATGAGGGTGATTGAGGCCGTTTACCACGATGTTAAGACCGGTGTGGACGTGTTGCCAGGAAGTTCAAGGCTGTACGATGTCCTGGATCTCAATCAAAAACGGCTCAGGGGTATCGTGAGGGAGATTCAGAGTGGTTATCAAGTCACGATAATAGATTCGCCGGTTGGGATCCCCTTTGACACCATATCGACGTTCCGCCTCGCCCACTATCAGCTTGTAGTGATTGAGATAGAGCGTTGCCCCATACACACGGTTCACAGGATGATAGAGAACGAGGTCATGAAACTGAAGTCCCTCGGTGAGGCCTACGGCCTTAAGGTGGGGGTGGTCATCAACAAGGTCAGGGAGTCCTCGCCCAACGTGGATGACATCGTGGACTTTCTCGAAGCCACCGTCGACGTCCCCGTCATTGGGGTCATGCCCTTCGATGATAAGGTTCCGGAGGCGACCAACTACGGGAGGCCCCTCATTGACTACGACAGCCGTGCCAGGGCATCAAAGGCCTTCTTCGAGACGGGAGAGGCAATGAATGAGTGGATATTTGGTGAGGTAAGAATGGAACGGGGCAACCCATTGCGGCGTCTTTACAACGCCCTCCTGTCACTTCTTACCCGGCGGAGAGTCCCTGCGGGCAAAGAGTTCTGAAACTGTAACGAGGGGTAGGAAAGGATATCTCCCCCCAATGACCCCTTTAGCGCCCTCTTCTCTGTCAACGACCACGCTTATACCGACGACCTTGGCGCTAGCCTTTTCAAGAACCTCCGCGGCCTTGAGGACGCTCCCCCCCGTCGTCGTTACGTCCTCTACCAGCAGCACTCTATCGCCTGGTTTAACCTTCCCCTCTATCTGGGTTCCCGTTCCGTGTCCCTTGGGCTTCTTTCTGACGATAAGCAGTCTTTTTCCTGTCTTCAAGGCCACCGCCGTTGCGATCGGAACCGCGCCGAGCTCAGGACCGGCAACTTTATCGAACTCAAGGCCGGCCCCTTTCGCCGTTTCCTCCACCATACTCGCGATGACGTCTAGGGCATTTGGGTTGGTTACAAGGTTCTTGACATTTATGTAGTAGTCACTTTCCCTGCCAGAGGTAAGGACGAAATGGCCGAACAGGATCGCCTCCTCCTCGAAGAACATCTCCATGAGCCTCTCTTTGAGTCGGGACATGTTGACCACCAGAGGAAGTTGCGTGTCCCGTTAAAAAGATGTTGTGCCATCTTCCCAGATCTGCGTGGGTTTTTAAAGCACAACCGATAAAACTCAACGGTGGTGACATGTTTGAGACGGTTTTGCTGGCCTTCTACATCCTTTTGACGGTCGTCGTCGGCATCAGGATCTTCGCCAAGGTGAGGGGACGGCTGGTGGAACTGGGTAAGGTGCTCCCGAAGGTTAGTCCATGGACGGCCGTTGTGTACGGTATCCTGGTCATTCTACTCGCGGTGACCCTGGAGGTCATCGTTGTGCTGGTCTTTGGGGGTTCGGTACTGCGCCTCATGGTGGCCCTGGCTTTTGCAGTGGGCCCGATTGAGGAGGGGGTGAAGGTTCTCCCTTTCCTGTTGGATGGGAGGAAACAACCTGCAAGGTGGAAGCTTACGCTGAACACTGCGCTGATGTTTGCTTTGATGGAGGGTTCCATTTACGGTGCTGTTCTCATCTTAAGCGGGAACTTAATCGGTGCCCTCCTCAGGATCGTCGTCATAGTGTTCCACGTCGCTTGGACCGCGATAGCCCTAAATGGGGCATTGAACGGATCCCTGCTGAGGGGGTACCTAAGAGCCGCCCTCCTTCATTCTCTATACGATGCTCCCGTCCTGCTAGCCATGGCGGGGGAGGGTGTGGGGATTCTGTTGCCCTTAGCCTTCATCAGCAGCGTTGCTCTGCTCATTACCTGCGCTAAGGTGG
Coding sequences within:
- a CDS encoding ArsR family transcriptional regulator, with product MLGRRKDVVYRVLATKKRAVALQHLSSELETPMPTVLETVRQLESDGLVEVFYGQKKARVMVRAKTLEDYV
- a CDS encoding MinD/ParA family protein: MVSITITGRGGAGKTTMTANLGAYFARKGYRTLVIDGDLYLPKLAFHFGIYNPAYNLHTLIKSPDMRVIEAVYHDVKTGVDVLPGSSRLYDVLDLNQKRLRGIVREIQSGYQVTIIDSPVGIPFDTISTFRLAHYQLVVIEIERCPIHTVHRMIENEVMKLKSLGEAYGLKVGVVINKVRESSPNVDDIVDFLEATVDVPVIGVMPFDDKVPEATNYGRPLIDYDSRARASKAFFETGEAMNEWIFGEVRMERGNPLRRLYNALLSLLTRRRVPAGKEF
- the pyrE gene encoding orotate phosphoribosyltransferase, with protein sequence MSRLKERLMEMFFEEEAILFGHFVLTSGRESDYYINVKNLVTNPNALDVIASMVEETAKGAGLEFDKVAGPELGAVPIATAVALKTGKRLLIVRKKPKGHGTGTQIEGKVKPGDRVLLVEDVTTTGGSVLKAAEVLEKASAKVVGISVVVDREEGAKGVIGGRYPFLPLVTVSELFARRDSPPGKK